Proteins from a single region of Plasmodium brasilianum strain Bolivian I chromosome 13, whole genome shotgun sequence:
- a CDS encoding NADP-specific glutamate dehydrogenase: protein MHEYRDHTGRFSLINKNANNYETLIEEEMNNVYERVKKLDPNQEEFLQAFHEVLYSLKPLFLEEPKYLPIIEMLSEPERVVQFRVCWLDDRGIQRKNRCFRVQYNSVLGPYKGGLRFHSSVNLSIVKFLGFEQIFKNSLTGLSMGGGKGGSDFDPKGKSDNEILKFCQSFMNELYRHIGNCTDVPAGDIGVGGREIGYLFGQYKKIVNNFNGTLSGKNVKWGGSILRTEATGYGLIYFVLEVLKSLNISVDKQVATVSGSGNVALYCVQKLLQLNAKVVTLSDSDGYIYEPNGFTINDLNFLIQLKEVKKGRIKEYLNHSSTAKYFSNEKPWGVPCTLALPCATQNEIDLEDAKKLHKNGCILVAEGANMPSTVQAINYFKSNQIIFCPAKAANAGGVAISGLEMSQNFQLTQWTREIVDEKLKGIMKNIFMTCSENALKYTKNKYDLQAGANIAGFLKVAESYIEQGCF, encoded by the coding sequence atgcATGAATACCGAGACCATACAGGACGTTTCTCGCTGATTAACAAAAATGCGAATAATTACGAAACTCTAATTGAAGAAGAAATGAACAATGTGTATGAGCgcgtaaaaaaattagatccGAACCAAGAAGAATTCTTACAAGCATTTCATGAAGTACTGTATTCTTTAAAACCTTTGTTTTTGGAAGAACCGAAATATTTGCCTATAATTGAAATGTTATCAGAACCAGAACGAGTTGTACAATTTCGAGTATGCTGGTTAGATGATAGAGGGATTCAAAGAAAAAATCGCTGTTTTAGGGTTCAATATAACAGTGTGTTAGGTCCTTATAAAGGAGGGTTACGATTTCATTCGTCAGTAAATTTATCCATAGTAAAGTTTTTAGGTTTTGAGcaaatttttaagaattcGTTAACAGGATTATCAATGGGTGGAGGAAAGGGAGGGTCTGATTTTGATCCTAAGGGAAAATCAGACAACGAAATTTTGAAATTCTGTCAAAGTTTTatgaatgaattatataGACATATAGGGAATTGTACAGATGTACCTGCTGGAGATATTGGTGTAGGAGGAAGAGAAATTGGTTATTTATTTGGTCAGTATAagaaaattgtaaataattttaacggAACCTTAAGTGgaaaaaatgtgaaatgGGGAGGATCTATTTTAAGAACAGAAGCAACAGGCTATggtttaatttattttgttttagaAGTATTAAAGTCTTTGAATATTTCAGTAGACAAACAAGTAGCTACTGTTAGTGGTAGTGGAAATGTCGCTCTATATTGTgttcaaaaattattacagttAAATGCTAAAGTTGTAACATTAAGTGACAGTGatggttatatatatgaacctAATGGTTTTACAATTAATGATTTGAACTTCCTTATACAATTAAAAGAagttaaaaaaggaagaattaAAGAATACTTAAATCATTCTTCTACtgctaaatatttttctaatgaGAAACCATGGGGTGTCCCATGCACCTTGGCTCTTCCATGTGCAACTCAAAATGAAATAGACTTAGAAGatgcaaaaaaattacataaaaatgggTGTATTTTGGTGGCTGAAGGCGCAAATATGCCATCGACTGTTCAGGCAATTAACTATTTTAAGTCaaatcaaattattttttgtccTGCAAAAGCTGCGAATGCTGGGGGGGTAGCAATTAGTGGTCTTGAAATGAGTCAGAATTTTCAATTAACACAGTGGACAAGAGAAATAGTTGACGAGAAATTAAAAGGAATTatgaaaaacatatttatgacATGTTCAGAAAATGCTTtaaaatacacaaaaaataaatatgatttaCAAGCAGGGGCTAATATAGCTGGTTTTTTAAAAGTTGCTGAATCTTACATTGAACAAGGTTgcttttag